The Chitinibacter bivalviorum genomic interval CTTCTGGCGCTTCTGTAGCTTCTGCAGCACAAAAAGCCCAAGCTAAAAAAGCTTCAGCGGCTTCTGTAGCTTCTAAAGCTTCTGCGGCTCAGAAAGCACAAGCTAAGAAAGCTTCAGGTGCTTCTAAAGCTTCTGCAGCACAAAAAGCTCAAGCTAAAAAAGCTTCAGCTGCTTCTGTAGCTTCTAAAGCTTCTGCAGCTCAAAAAGCTCAAGCTAAGAAAGCTTCAGGTGCTTCTAAAGCATCTGCAGCACAAAAAGCTCAAGCTAAAAAAGCTTCAGCGGCTTCTGTAGCATCTAAAGCTTCTGCAGCTCAAAAAGCTCAAGCTAAAAAAGCTTCAGCTGCTTCTGTAGCATCTAAAGCTTCTGCAGCACAAAAAGCTCAAGCTAAAAAAGCTTCAGCTGCTTCTGTAGCATCTAAAGCTTCTGCTGCTCAAAAAGCTCAAGCTAAAAAAGCTTCAGCTGCTTCTGTAGCATCTAAAGCTTCTGCAGCTCAAAAAGCTCAAGCTAAAAAAGCTTCAGCTGCTTCTGTAGCATCTAAAGCTTCTGCGGCTCAAAAAGCACAAGCTAAGAAAGCTTCAGCTGCTTCTAAAGCTTCTGCTGCTCAAAAAGCACAAGCTAAGAAAGCTTCAGGCGCTTCTAAAGCTTCTGCTGCTCAAAAAGCACAATCTAAAAAAGCTTCAGGTGCTTCTAAAGCTTCTGCCGCTGCAGCTAAGTAATTCTTTACTTCGCTTCAAAGAAAAAGGACGGCTAGCCGTCCTTTTTTTATTGGGCGTAAAATACGCGCGCTAAATTAATGTGGTGATCTATGCGTTTGTTACTTGTTGGTCTGTTTTTGTTGTCATCCAGCCTTTATGCGGCCGAGCCCTCGGCGGCGCAAATTAAAAAAGAGCAGCAAGCGCTGTTTTTCGGCAAAGATGATCGAGTTGCAATCCCTGCACCCTATGCCGCGCCGTATGCCGCGATAGGCCAATTGGAAGTTAAATCAGGCGGCACATGTACTGCAACCCTGATTGCGCCCGATTTGGCGGTCACTGCGGCACATTGCTTTTTAATGTTGCCGCGCAAAGTGGATGCCGGGGTGTGGTTTAAAGCTGGTTTTCACAAAGGCGAATATCAAGCGCGCTATCAAGTGACAGGCCAAGTCTTTCTCCCCAAATTTAGAAAAGGGCTGAAATACAAAGGTGAAGACGTCTATATCCAGCCTTCTGCCGCACCGTATGATATTGCTGTGCTGCAGTTAAAGTTCAAAGACGGTCACGCGCCAGAACCAATGCATTTGTTTGCGGGTACTGAGCAAGAGCTAACACAAGCTTTGCATGAAACAAAATCGCTCGCTAATCAGGCGGGGTTTGCCGAAGATCACGATACGATTTTGACCGCTCACAATGGTTGCACGATCAGCAAATTACGTACGAATCGTACGATCTTCCATCGCTGCGATACCTTGTCGGGTGATTCTGGGTCGCCGATTTGGCTCGATTTGCCGACGGGGCCAACGCTGATTGCGGTGCAAAGCTCGGCGCCGGATTGGTTTAACCGCCATTTGGCCGATAATGTGGGTGTAACCGTTCTTCAATTGCCGCAATTGCCGCCCAAACCGAATAAGTAAGCGATACAATAGCCTGAGTTGATTAAGAATTTGATGGAAAGTCGGAAAATGGATATCCAAGCCCCAGCCAATATTCAAAGCTATATGCAAAACGTGGGCCGCCAAGCCCGCGCCGCGAGCCGTGCAATGGCCAAAGCCAGCACGGGCGCAAAAAATGCGGCATTGAACGCCATTGCCGATGCGATCGTGCGCGATGCAGCTAAATTGCTAGCTGCCAACAGCCGCGACATGGAGCAAGCGCGTGCGGATGGCCTGGAGCCGGCGATGCTCGATCGCTTGCAACTGACCGACAAAACCATCGCTACGATGGCGCAAGGCCTGCGCGAAATGGTGGCGCTGCCCGATCCGATCGGCAATATGGGTGATTTCAAATACCGCCCAAGCGGGATTCAGGTCGGCAAAATGCGCGTACCGCTGGGCGTGATCGGGATTATTTATGAGGCGCGTCCGAATGTAACGGCCGATGCGGCGGGGCTGTGCATCAAATCTGGCAATGCGACGATCTTGCGCGGTGGCCGCGAAGCGTTTCACTGCAATCAGGCGATTGCCGCTTGCGTGAAAGAAGGTTTGGCTGCGGCAGGTTTGCCAGAAACTGCGGTACAAATTATCGAAACGCCAGATCGAGCGGCGGTTGGTGAGCTGATTACGATGAGCGAATTTGTCGATGTCATCGTGCCTCGCGGTGGTAAGGGCTTGATCGAGCGCATTTCACGCGATGCTCGTGTGCCGGTAATCAAGCATCTGGACGGTATTTGCCATGTGTATATCGATGACGAAGCTGATCCAGCTAAGGCTATTCGCATTGCCGATAACGCCAAAACGCATCGTTACGCACCGTGCAATACGATGGAAACGCTGTTGGTGAATGAAAACGTCGCTGAGTTGATCTTGCCCGAAATTGCAGCGATCTACCGCAAAAAAGGCGTTGAGATGCGCGGTTGTGCTGCAACGCAAGCCATTTTGAAAGATGCGATTGCCGCGACTGAAGAAGATTGGCGCACCGAATATCTCGCTCCGATTATTGCTATTCGTGTGGTGGGCGACATTGATCAGGCGATGGATCACATTAATACCTATGGTAGCCACCATACTGATGCGATCGTCACCGAAAACTACACCAAAGCGCGCCAGTTCTTGCGCGAAGTCGATTCAGCCAGCGTGATGGTGAACGCCTCAACGCGCTTTGCCGATGGTTTCGAGTATGGTTTGGGCGCCGAAATCGGCATTTCAACCGACAAAATCCACGCCCGTGGCCCAGTTGGTTTGGAAGGGCTAACTAGCGAAAAATGGATTGTGCTCGGTGACGGCGAGGTGCGCGTTTAATGAGCGTGCCAGCCGAATTACTAGCTTTGCGCGAGCAAATTGATGCGCTCGATCAGCAGCTGTTTAGTGTGTTGGCCGAGCGTTTCAAAGTCACCGCGCAAGTTGGACAATTGAAAAAGCAATATCAATTACCGGCGCAAGATGTGACGCGCGAAACGCAGCAGTTGGAAAAAACGGCTGCTCGTGCCGCCCAAGCTGGGCTCGATCCAGAATTTGCGCAGCGTTTGCAGCGCCTGATTCTGGATGAAGTCGTATTGCAGCATCAGCGCTGCTAAATACTTGCTCCAATGCAGAAAATCGGCATTTTTGGCGGTACTTTTGACCCGATTCATTACGGGCATATCGAATTGGCGCGCTGTATGCGCGATCAATTGCAACTTGATGAAGTCCGGCTGATTCCGACTGGATTACCCCCGCATCGCGAGATGCCGCCGGTCAGCCCGCAGCAGCGCTTTGACTGGGTGAAGGCGGCAATTGTCGGTGAAACAGGCTTGATGGCCGATGATCGAGAAGTGCGACGTAATGGGTATTGCTACACAATCGACACCCTGATTGAACTTCAGCAAGATACCCCTGATGCATTGTTGGTGTGGCTAATCGGTGCTGATTCATGGCTGAATCTGAATCGCTGGCACCGTTGGCGCGAGTTGCTTGACATGGGGCACTTGCTGATTGCTGCGCGGCCAGACTATGCTTTTGAAGGGTTAAGCCCTGATTTATCAGAAGAATTTGCCCGTCGGTGCGTAATTGCCAACACCGATACGCTGTCTCGGGGTAAAATCAGCCTATTATCAAGCCCACTTATGCCTGTTTCGTCCACTTTAGTGCGGGAAATGCTCGCACGTGGGGAAGATGTTTCAGCACTCACCCCTGTTTGGCGACAACTAGAAAGCAGTGGGCTTTACCGTTTTTGAAGGAAATACAATGAATGAAACTTTGATCGCGATGCGCGATATTGCTGTCAACGCTTTGGAAGATATTAAAGCGAAAGAAATCCAAGTGCTCGATACAGCAAACCTGACTGATCTTTTTGAATGCATGATCGTCGCTACGGGCGACTCAAACCGCCAAGTTCGCGCTTTGGCGAACAATGTATCGGTTGACCTGAAAGCCAAAGGCTATGAAATCCTGAGCACCGAAGGCGAAGAAACGGGCGAGTGGGTATTGGTTGATGCCGGTAGCCTTGTCGTGCACGTGATGTTGCCAGCGGTACGCGATTACTACGATCTGGAGCAATTGTGGGGTGGCCAGAAGCCAACCTTCAATCCAATGGGCCGCGCATGGTCTGCAGCCAATACGGTTGATGAATAAACCGTTGGCTTGGTATTGAAATGGCGGCTCCGGCCGCCATTGCTATTTATCCATCGCCAATTGATTCAAACTCAAATCAATTTTGATCTATGGATATAGCCAAACAGTCTTTTTGAACGCGGAATTTATCCGTAAATTCCATCTCTATCTGATTTTTAGCATCGAAAGTCCACGCCATGAATACCTTGTCCGAAGCACGGCTGACGCATCTGAAGCAGCTTGAAGCCGAATCCATCCACATCATCCGTGAAGTGGCTGCCGAGTTTGAAAACCCTGTCATGTTGTACTCAATTGGTAAAGATTCAGCCGTGATGCTGCATTTGGCCAAAAAAGCCTTTGCACCGGGCAAGCCACCGTTCCCACTGATGCACGTGGATACGACGTGGAAATTCCAAGAGATGTACAAACTGCGTGAAAAGCAAAAAGCCGAAGGCTGGAATCTGATCACGCATGTGAATCAGGAAGGCGTGGCGGCAGGTATCAATCCGTTTACTGCGGGTTCGGCCAAGCACACTGACGTGATGAAAACTGAAGGCTTGAAACAGGCCTTGAACAAATACGGTTTTGACGCCGCATTTGGTGGCGCGCGCCGCGATGAAGAAAAATCACGCGCTAAAGAGCGTGTGTATTCATTCCGCGATAAAAACCATCGTTGGGACCCTAAAAACCAGCGTCCTGAGTTGTGGAACATCTACAACTCGAAAGTGGACAAAGGTGAGTCGATCCGCGTATTCCCGATTTCAAACTGGACCGAGCTCGATATCTGGCAATACATCTACCTCGAAAACATCGAAATCGTACCGCTGTATTTCTCGGCTGAGCGTGAAGTGGTCGATTACAACGGCACCACGGTAATGATCGACGACGATCGTATCCTGCAATACCTGACGCCAGAGCAAAAAGCGACGATCACCAAAAAATGGGTACGCTTCCGTACGCTGGGCTGCTACCCGCTGACCGGCGCGGTGGAATCTAAAGCGACGACGCTACCTGAAGTGATTCAGGAAATGCTGCTCGCAACCACGTCAGAACGCCAAGGTCGTGCCATTGACCATGATTCGAGTGGTTCGATGGAGAAGAAAAAAATGGAAGGCTACTTCTAAACACGCAGATTCGCTTGCTGCACGACTTCATGTCGGCGTTGTGCGCGCCTCGCAATCCGCATGGACTACATGTCCATTTACGGTTGCTGCGGTGCTGGCGCCTTGACCTGAAGCCGTTCGCGGCGCGACTGAGCGTGTTTGCGGTGAGTGGCTCGCAATGGCCTAAATGAAATGGATACTCGTAGGGTGGGTTAGGCCAAAGGCCGTAACCCACCATGGATACCGCCGTTTAAGACCGTTTCGTACGAATTTGTGAGATTGGAAGAAACCATGTCAAATCAATCAGAATTAATTGCCAGCGATATTCTGGCGTACCTCAAGCAGCACGAAAACAAAGACATGCTGCGCTTTATTACTTGCGGCAATGTCGATGATGGTAAATCGACTTTGATCGGCCGTTTGCTGCACGACTCAAAACTGATTTTCGACGATCACCTCGCGGCGATTCAGAAAGACAGTAAAAAATTTAACACCACCGACCAAGAAATCGACTTGGCCTTGCTGGTCGATGGCTTGCAAGCCGAGCGCGAGCAGGGCATTACGATTGACGTAGCGTATCGCTATTTCAGCACTGAAAAACGCAAATTCATCATTGCCGATTGCCCAGGCCACGAGCAATACACGCGCAATATGGCGACCGGTGCTTCTACGTCTGATCTGGCGATTATCCTGATCGACGCGCGTTACGGCGTACAAACCCAAACGCGTCGCCATAGCTTTATCGTGTCTTTGCTCGGTATCAAGCACGTGATCGTGGCCGTCAACAAAATGGACTTGGTTGATTTTTCTGAGGCACGCTACAACGAAATCCGCGCGCAATACCTTGAGTTTGCTAAAGACCTCACCATGACCGACATTCGCTTTGTGCCTTTGTCGGCGCTGCGTGGCGATAACGTGGTGAACGAGTCAGATAAAACGCCATGGTACGAAGGCGAGACGCTGATGGGCTTGCTTGAAAGCGTGCAAATCAATAAAGACGCCAAACTCGACGCTTTCCGTCTGCCAGTGCAGTACGTGAATCGCCCGAATCTCGATTTCCGTGGCTTCTGCGGCACGATTGCCGCTGGTCATGTCTTGCCAGGCGACGAAATCATCGCGCTGCCATCAGGCAAAAAATCAAAAGTCAAAGCGATTGTGACGTATGAAGGCGAGCAAACGGTCGCGTTCTCTGGCCAAGCGATTACGTTGACGCTGGAAGACGAAATCGATATCTCGCGTGGCGATATGATTGTTCGTGCGCAAGATGCGCAGCCGCACGTGGGTAGCGCATTTGACGCACACGTGGTGTGGATGAACGAAGCGCCGCTGACTATGGCTAAGGAGTATATCGTCAAACTCGGCGGTAAACAGTGCTTCGGGCGTGTTACCTCTATCCAGTATCGTATCGACGTGAATAGTTTGGAGCACCTGAATGTGTCTGAACTCAAGCTCAATGAAATCGCCTTGGTGCGTTTCGAGCTGACTGCGCCAATCGCCTACGACAAATACAGCGAATGCCGTGGCACGGGTAATCTGATCGTCATCGATCGCCTGAGCAACGCGACCATTGCCGCTGGCATGATCGTTGCGCCAGCCGAAGCGAGTTCCGGTGCCGCTGATTTGGACGAATTGAGCCGCCTGCGCGCATTTGAAGCCGATCTGAATGCACTGGTGCGCAAGCACT includes:
- a CDS encoding trypsin-like serine peptidase, whose amino-acid sequence is MRLLLVGLFLLSSSLYAAEPSAAQIKKEQQALFFGKDDRVAIPAPYAAPYAAIGQLEVKSGGTCTATLIAPDLAVTAAHCFLMLPRKVDAGVWFKAGFHKGEYQARYQVTGQVFLPKFRKGLKYKGEDVYIQPSAAPYDIAVLQLKFKDGHAPEPMHLFAGTEQELTQALHETKSLANQAGFAEDHDTILTAHNGCTISKLRTNRTIFHRCDTLSGDSGSPIWLDLPTGPTLIAVQSSAPDWFNRHLADNVGVTVLQLPQLPPKPNK
- a CDS encoding glutamate-5-semialdehyde dehydrogenase, which translates into the protein MDIQAPANIQSYMQNVGRQARAASRAMAKASTGAKNAALNAIADAIVRDAAKLLAANSRDMEQARADGLEPAMLDRLQLTDKTIATMAQGLREMVALPDPIGNMGDFKYRPSGIQVGKMRVPLGVIGIIYEARPNVTADAAGLCIKSGNATILRGGREAFHCNQAIAACVKEGLAAAGLPETAVQIIETPDRAAVGELITMSEFVDVIVPRGGKGLIERISRDARVPVIKHLDGICHVYIDDEADPAKAIRIADNAKTHRYAPCNTMETLLVNENVAELILPEIAAIYRKKGVEMRGCAATQAILKDAIAATEEDWRTEYLAPIIAIRVVGDIDQAMDHINTYGSHHTDAIVTENYTKARQFLREVDSASVMVNASTRFADGFEYGLGAEIGISTDKIHARGPVGLEGLTSEKWIVLGDGEVRV
- the cysD gene encoding sulfate adenylyltransferase subunit CysD is translated as MNTLSEARLTHLKQLEAESIHIIREVAAEFENPVMLYSIGKDSAVMLHLAKKAFAPGKPPFPLMHVDTTWKFQEMYKLREKQKAEGWNLITHVNQEGVAAGINPFTAGSAKHTDVMKTEGLKQALNKYGFDAAFGGARRDEEKSRAKERVYSFRDKNHRWDPKNQRPELWNIYNSKVDKGESIRVFPISNWTELDIWQYIYLENIEIVPLYFSAEREVVDYNGTTVMIDDDRILQYLTPEQKATITKKWVRFRTLGCYPLTGAVESKATTLPEVIQEMLLATTSERQGRAIDHDSSGSMEKKKMEGYF
- the nadD gene encoding nicotinate-nucleotide adenylyltransferase; the protein is MQKIGIFGGTFDPIHYGHIELARCMRDQLQLDEVRLIPTGLPPHREMPPVSPQQRFDWVKAAIVGETGLMADDREVRRNGYCYTIDTLIELQQDTPDALLVWLIGADSWLNLNRWHRWRELLDMGHLLIAARPDYAFEGLSPDLSEEFARRCVIANTDTLSRGKISLLSSPLMPVSSTLVREMLARGEDVSALTPVWRQLESSGLYRF
- the cysN gene encoding sulfate adenylyltransferase subunit CysN — translated: MSNQSELIASDILAYLKQHENKDMLRFITCGNVDDGKSTLIGRLLHDSKLIFDDHLAAIQKDSKKFNTTDQEIDLALLVDGLQAEREQGITIDVAYRYFSTEKRKFIIADCPGHEQYTRNMATGASTSDLAIILIDARYGVQTQTRRHSFIVSLLGIKHVIVAVNKMDLVDFSEARYNEIRAQYLEFAKDLTMTDIRFVPLSALRGDNVVNESDKTPWYEGETLMGLLESVQINKDAKLDAFRLPVQYVNRPNLDFRGFCGTIAAGHVLPGDEIIALPSGKKSKVKAIVTYEGEQTVAFSGQAITLTLEDEIDISRGDMIVRAQDAQPHVGSAFDAHVVWMNEAPLTMAKEYIVKLGGKQCFGRVTSIQYRIDVNSLEHLNVSELKLNEIALVRFELTAPIAYDKYSECRGTGNLIVIDRLSNATIAAGMIVAPAEASSGAADLDELSRLRAFEADLNALVRKHFPHWGAKDIRDLLK
- the rsfS gene encoding ribosome silencing factor, which produces MNETLIAMRDIAVNALEDIKAKEIQVLDTANLTDLFECMIVATGDSNRQVRALANNVSVDLKAKGYEILSTEGEETGEWVLVDAGSLVVHVMLPAVRDYYDLEQLWGGQKPTFNPMGRAWSAANTVDE
- a CDS encoding chorismate mutase, whose product is MSVPAELLALREQIDALDQQLFSVLAERFKVTAQVGQLKKQYQLPAQDVTRETQQLEKTAARAAQAGLDPEFAQRLQRLILDEVVLQHQRC